The uncultured Fretibacterium sp. genome has a window encoding:
- a CDS encoding leucyl aminopeptidase, with the protein MIDIKVYGGSVEEWKGGALVLPLREEDCTEGSALPFGILVKELGERKDFKGKKGSLLRVPLFGRGIRNLYLAGLGKGKECGSALVRDMLAYALRTAGRQHNETALVALSHLCEGGSGSFEEDGLPCSVLLSEAAGLCGYAFDKYKKKDEDDDKGFCLREVAVTDPSAGESAEGLKFAAAQIATRELANEPGNVINPPVLARRAEELAVEAGLNCEIWDEKRLEEERMGALLAVGRGSATPPRLIHLSYVPKKARRKIVFVGKGLTFDSGGLDIKPAEHMTTMKGDKSGGCNVLGIMKGVAALAPEVEVHGIVAAAENMPSGTAYRPDDIIRARNGKTIEIDNTDAEGRLALADALCLASEMKPDAIIDMATLTGACVVALGKWTAGLFSRDDALAESLLASARRRGERFWRLPAEDEKIEEATKSPFADLINSGGRYGGATFATIFLSNFVDKDIPWAHLDIAGVDFMEKEWGVYGRGASGFGVRTCLDYLINL; encoded by the coding sequence GTGATCGACATCAAAGTCTATGGCGGCTCCGTGGAGGAATGGAAGGGCGGCGCTCTGGTGCTGCCGCTTCGCGAGGAGGATTGCACGGAGGGATCGGCACTGCCTTTCGGAATCCTCGTCAAGGAGCTGGGGGAACGCAAGGACTTCAAGGGAAAGAAGGGGTCCCTGCTGAGGGTTCCCCTCTTTGGGAGGGGAATTCGGAACCTCTACCTCGCGGGGTTGGGCAAGGGCAAAGAATGCGGTTCCGCGCTCGTCCGCGACATGCTGGCCTACGCGCTGCGCACGGCGGGACGCCAGCACAACGAGACGGCGCTCGTCGCCCTTTCCCATCTGTGTGAGGGCGGGTCGGGGTCCTTCGAGGAGGACGGACTCCCCTGTTCCGTCTTATTGTCCGAGGCCGCGGGGCTCTGCGGCTACGCCTTCGACAAGTACAAGAAGAAGGACGAGGACGACGATAAGGGATTCTGCCTCAGGGAGGTCGCCGTCACGGACCCCTCCGCCGGGGAATCCGCGGAGGGGCTGAAGTTCGCCGCCGCTCAAATAGCGACGCGCGAGCTGGCCAACGAGCCCGGCAACGTCATCAATCCGCCCGTCCTGGCGAGGCGGGCCGAGGAGCTCGCCGTGGAGGCGGGGCTGAACTGCGAGATATGGGACGAAAAGCGCCTGGAGGAGGAGCGGATGGGTGCATTGCTGGCGGTGGGGCGCGGTTCGGCGACCCCTCCCCGCCTGATCCATCTCTCCTACGTCCCCAAAAAGGCGAGAAGGAAGATTGTCTTCGTCGGGAAGGGCCTCACCTTCGACAGCGGCGGCCTGGACATCAAGCCTGCGGAGCACATGACGACCATGAAGGGCGACAAGTCCGGGGGATGCAACGTCCTGGGCATCATGAAGGGCGTCGCGGCGCTGGCTCCGGAGGTCGAGGTACACGGCATCGTGGCGGCGGCGGAGAATATGCCGTCGGGCACGGCATATCGCCCGGACGACATCATCAGGGCCCGAAACGGTAAGACGATCGAAATCGACAACACCGACGCGGAGGGGCGTCTGGCCCTGGCCGACGCGCTCTGTCTGGCCAGCGAGATGAAGCCGGACGCGATCATCGACATGGCGACCCTCACGGGAGCCTGCGTCGTTGCGCTGGGCAAATGGACCGCGGGGCTCTTCTCCCGTGACGACGCCCTCGCCGAATCCCTGCTGGCCTCGGCGCGGCGCCGCGGCGAACGCTTCTGGCGCCTGCCCGCGGAGGACGAGAAGATCGAGGAGGCGACGAAGTCCCCCTTCGCGGACCTGATCAACTCCGGCGGACGCTACGGCGGGGCGACCTTCGCGACGATCTTCCTCTCGAACTTCGTCGATAAGGACATCCCCTGGGCGCATCTGGACATCGCGGGCGTCGATTTCATGGAGAAGGAGTGGGGCGTCTACGGCAGG